The sequence CGAACTCGATGCGCAAGTTGTACGACCTCGTCTACATGACGGTCAAGTACCAAGTCTTCACGCTGCGCCACCCgttggagctgctggagttGACGCTGAATCACCTGGATGCCGCACAGAAGATTTTGCCGGCCGAGATACAACCTCTCACCAGCGCGGCGGAGAAACGTGTGCTGCGGCTCGCCAGCACGCTCAACATGGGTGACTGGGCCAGCACAAGGCGATCACTGCTCAACTTTTTCACCGGCCGTCACGTGCGGGTGTCCGTCTTCCTCGAAAACGAGGTGCAGGACCGCACGAGCGGCGCCTTTTACATCCCTCGCGATGCGTTTCtgtcgccctcgcccgccTGCAAGCCACCAGGGCTCGTCTACGTCGCGGGGGTGCCCCAGCCTGGAACGTTCCCCCACCCTGATGCACACCTTCCGTACCCTCCGCGTATACCCCTTGGGTCATGGAGGCCGCGGAAGGGTGCCGCGCGAATGACAAGCAACGGCTTCGACAtctacgccgccgccgccgccgctgctgctgccgggtCGTCTAGGTCGGATACTGTggctggcggtgcaggagctcATGCTACCGTTGCCGCCGACCCGCTGCTGAGGCAGACGCTTGAGATGCCAATGCCGAAGAAACCGCCGTTTGGGGGCGCTGGTGCCGTCACCGCCTTCGCCAGCCCTtctacgccgccgcctgtttccgtcgccgccgaggacaAGCAATGCGCCTACGACGCGGAGGTGAACTCTCTTGCGCAGCTCATCGGGTCCGTGAACAGAGCTGGCGGCGTGCAGCATTTCGAGCTCGACTTGTTTcccgacggcgccggcagtAGTGGTGGGGCGACCGCTGTCGTGCCAGTGCCCTCTGCGGCCCCGACGTCGATCACGAACGCAGCTggcagcagaggcgccggcgctacGCCGGCGATACCGGTTACTCGCATGACAGCCTCTGCGGTTCAGGAGCAGAACAAGAAGCTCCTGGGCATCATGAGCGACTTCCAATCACCCAAGGAGGCAGGCAGCGGTgatgctggtggtgctgtgCCAGCCACAGGTGGCGCGACCATGAACGACTTGCTCGACATCATGGACGAGCTATGAATGACCATCCGGCACTCAAGGGGGCCGTTTAGTGAGGGAGATGAAGGGGGATCGTGCCACAGCAAGGGCAAGCCCACTTCAAGCGAGACGCATGGCTGCatcgctctcttccttcttgcctctctcctcctgaTTCTCTTGCTGCGGCTCGGTTTTGTGggtctcctccgcctccttcatACCCTCCTGCTGTGTCGTGTTGCCTCCCTACCCCCGCCGTGCCCCGCTCATTTCTCGAACCTCGTTATGTACGAACACTTCCGCCCCCTCTGCATACGTGCGTGGGCATAATGGATGCATCCATCTCTCGCTTTCACTTTCTCTCGCCCTTCAGCGTGATGAAGTGGAGCCACAAGCcacgtccccctcccccgccgtCCCCGCCGCGGCTCGCTGAGTGCGctgccacctccgccgccgccgccgccccatCTTCTCTTCTTTGTGTTGCCACAGCGCAATCTGGATGGCGCATGACGAGCGCGGACACCCACATGGACGTACACGTAGGCgtacgtgtgcatgcgcatgcgcatgcgcgtctGTCTATGTATacggatgtgtgtgtgtgtgtgtgtgtgtgtcagtggCTACTCAAGGCAAGGTATTTAGCAGTTTCTTCTCCAGCGGTTTTCACGATCTGAAGCGCCACGACGCTCTTCCCTCTCGCTGTATACTCTTCATCGATTGTGTCACTGCCATCTatctctgcccccctcctccctccttcttctTACTCTACGTGGCATCCCCACGACGaatggccaccgccacagctACCCGCTGCATGCCACCTACGCTGAGCGATCTACATCATCAGAGACAGCAATGTGACCCGGACGAAACCTGTAGCAGAAATTTCAGTTCGCGTGAGCTCCTGCGCCTGAGTGCGTCTCTGTGCGACTCCCCATCCACCCACCACCCTcaaaacacacacgtacgcgcgCACTCCCTCGGCGGGTGTAAGTAGACTAGGTATCTGATAGTTATACTAGAAGCACTAGCActcctcccccatccccttTTCTCTCGGTGGCTTGTCCGGGCCAAACTTCACCACCGCATAGCAGCTGAAGACTCATTTTTGCGTTCGTGGCacttctctgccgccgcgagctctctctctctctctctcacgtttgtgtctgtgcgtgcgccctCGCACGCGAATGCGTGGTGAGCGGCGAacttctcttttgttttttgaACTCGTCTCTCTGCTGTTCCTTCTCTGGCTTGCCCAGCCGCCTCCGTGAGCCGCCACACGTGTCTAGTCGTTGCCAGGCAAACGaccatcccccctcccccttccctccgtTTTCTGCGTAGTCCGGGTTGAGGGACGCGCGGCCCGCAGCCATGCTTCGCCTACCTTGCTTCGCcactcgcgcagccgcggtcCCGGCCGTATGCGCAAGCATCATGGCGGTGTCCGCCGCCAAGCGACAGTACCGCATCATCCCGCACCTCTACAATGAAATCGAAGAACTCGcggagacgcagcggcgcggtcGCTGGTCGATCTCGCACCGCAACtgcctgcagcagccgctgaagaaggcggagaTTATGTGCGACAAGCTGAACCTGCGCGAAagccgtcgcagcggcgtgctgcCGGAGAAGTCCATCGCGCGCCGGCTGAGTCAGCAATACGCCGTGGACGGCGAGGTGTGCGAGAGCAAGTCGAAGACAAAGACCATCAACATCACCGTCGTCAACTTCGACGGCCACCCGTTCCACTTCCGCACGTACCCGATGCCGGATGTCACGCTCAACACGCTCATTGACGGCTCGGGCATGTGTCACGGCCACGCCACACACTGGGGCAAGTGCAACAACCCCGACTGCTCCGACTGGAACCACGGCGACGGGTGCATGGTGAACGTGGATATCGAGACGTTAGACCGGCTCCTGCCCCCCAATCGGTGGGAGTACACGTCACTGACAGCGTGGCGCGCGACGGACCGGCCGGACATCACCTTTAACACCCGCTTCAGCTGCCAGATCCCGATCACGGAGGAGCTAGACGGTGCTGTGTTtgcgctgaagcagctgtgGACGCGTGCCCTTCGTGAGTCTGTCTCCGACTGGGGTCTGGTGGACGACCAAGCGACGATCCACGGTGCTCGCAGCAAGAGGATCGAACCTTGGGCGCCGATCATCGAGGAGCCGACGAAGGTGGACTTCCCCATCACGTGGGACATGCTCTGGGCGACCGGCTACCAGGACATCATGAAGGAGAAGTACTCGAACTTCCGTCGCAAGGACGGCTTTCACACGAAGCCGGAGATGTGGGCTGCATACGTGTGAgacccccctcctcccatctCTCCATGCGCTGACAATGCACGCGCAAGCTCCAACCACGCTGTGCCTTTCCGTCTTGCTTTCTTGCTGAGCGAGTGTCTCGCTCTGAGAATCTGAGCagtgcggtggcggtggcgggaggggggaagggcagGATGTGGGCgactcccccctctctccttgaTGTACATCCTCAGCCTGCTCTTTCTTGTGCGTGTTCTAGCGACGAAGCTCTTATTTCACTGCCGCTCAAAGTGGTGCGCGCGGTCCTGGTGCGGTCACGCTCACTCACCGTGCCGCACTTCCAGTCGATCTCCACGATGCTGACCCTCCTTtcccctgtgtgtgtgtgtgtgtgtgtgcgtctgtgcacgtcgctctctctgccctcctTTATTGTTTTTTGCTCTCTGCCCTGTTCACCGCTCAAGTAGGTCTGCTGAGCAGCAGTCACCAGTGGCGCACGGGACAACGAAGGACCTTTGCTGGTGCCGTGCAACGAGCGATGAAAGCCGTGACGACTTGTGGTTGGCGGTGAaaggagaggaaaggggagggcggAAAAGGGTggtagcggtggcggcacggcgctgtTGCGGGTCCGATGGACCCGCCCTACCATCTTCGCGCCGGAGGCTCCGTGCGTAGGAGCGGCACAGGCATCTCTCGTTACTGAACACCCTCACTACGCCATCTCTCATCATGCAGATGTCACTGCTGCTTCCGTCTCTGGCGTCTTGACGACATTGATCTTGGCTTtactctccttctcctttccaTCTCTCCTGTGCCACCGTCAACCCACTACACTCCACCACCCGCACGCGAATCGTGTCTCCACCGTCGTTGCCTGCCATTGCCGCCCGCGCCGTTGTGCGAAGTATCTTCTTTTTTGTgccgtcttctccttcttAACCGAGACGCTCTTCCTGCAGTGTGCGCTCGATCAcgcacacctctctctccgccatcaccacccgCGCCGTCATCATGGCTCCCTTCTGGACTAACGTGTTCAACTACACGTACGCCCGCGGCTTCATCCGCATACCCAttgtgctggcgctgcctaTCTTCTTCAACAAGTATGTTCTGTGCGCTTACGAGGACGCATTCAAGCGCTGGAACGCCGGCCACAACCAGGTGGACATCTGGAACCGCCTCCAGCAAAAGGTGGCTGCGGACGCTGAGTAAGAGGCAACGGAGcccacgccgcgcagcctttgtgcctccctctttctctcttcatATCCCGCATGGCCGGTGCGGTGGACGGTGAGCCGCACGAGCAAGCGGCTAGAGAGCGGGACGCGTCTTCTCTGTTCGCGCGTCGAACGGCTGCCGCGCACGTGATGAGCGAAGGGCGGACATCTTCGTTCACCGGCCGTCACGGTGGGGGCGGCAAGAGGCGCAGTCCTtcatgccgctgctgctgcacctccctctcccctttctctcctcctACCTCCCTCGTGTGATaagtcgtgtgtgtgtgtgtgtgtgtgggtgggtgggtgtgggcgcgcgcgccctGCGGCGTAGGGCGGTCTCAGTGTTGTGCGAAGCGCTTAGCTATTAGGAATCTCacttctcttccctttcccttCGTAGCGGATCCGAATGCGATAACAAGACAACGAATAAGCGATGCCAAAGCCGCCACCATGCCCGCCtccggtgtgtgcgtgcatgtgcgtgtgtgtggttcTTGCACCACTTCTCCTCGATGAGGCTCTGCGACAGACGCAGCCGTCCTGTCGTCTGAGCGCGTCTTGATGGACTCGGCGCTACTTGATTTAGCCAGTTCCGTTGTTGTTCTCTTGCCTCTTCTCAACTCTCTCACTGCGGCCCTGCGCTCTTCCCGTGCACGCGCAAAAATGTATACAAACACGTACATGCATACACCAAAGTAGAAGAAAGTAATAAGTAGACACGATAACGGAGCACCCGCCACTCTTCACTCTGAgtctgcgtctctctctctctctgtgtgtgtgtgtgtacagtgccgttgctctcctcctctgcccaCGCTCATCACCGTcctacacacgcgcacaccaccaGACCACCATCCCTCTTACGACTCTCACGgttccttttccttttgtcTGTTGCAAGGCAACCACAACcgcgaccgcagcagcagcagcagcagccatgaCGGACGTCAACTTCGGTCGCCACATTCTTATCGATGGGCTCCCCAACAATGTCACTCCCGATAAGCGCGACCTCTTCCAGCGCCACTTCTCGCGGCGCATCGGGGAGCTGCTTGGCGGTGAGAAGTTCAGCCTGCATCTCCTGACGGATCCGGAGACAGCGCTCTTATCGGGTGCAATCCTCAGCTGTGTGACAGAGACtcaggcggaggcggcgctggcgaagctgaATCGCTTCCCCTTCACCAAGTCTGCCGTGCTCACGACGTACCGCTGGAGCTCactcgaggaggcgcgcaaGGACGATGGCCCGTACGTGCCGCCGCCTACGGCgaacgacgatgacgaggaggaggcggagctggtgcacaATATGGCTGAAGACCCGGATGCGCGTCCGCAGTTTTTGATCAAGTCTGGCGTATCCTTCGACTGCGACTGGTATTGGTTCAACTGGGAGAAAAATGAGCCGGATCTgtaccgccgccgcaagaTCAGCAAGGACGACCCGCTCTGCCGCTGGTCCGAGGTGGACCGGGACAACAAAAAACTGGTCTCCGGCATGGTGTGCAGTGCACTGCCGGTGTCGCGTCCGCTGCCGGTGTGGTCTACCTACGGTTCCATGGTCATCTCACAGCACGAGAAAggcctgcgcgtgtgggcTGGCCGCAGCATGCGCCTCCACTTCGAGATCACGATGGACATCAACGCCTTTATGGTGTCCCCGTGCGAGAAGTACATCATTGTTCAGACGCCGAAGGACATCAGCATCATCAACCTGCGCACTGCCAAGAAGATCCGCACCATCGGAAACCTTGACCTGCACAGCGATGATCTCTGGCCTATCATGCGCTTCAGTGCTGATGATTccctggtggtggtgtgcaaGACGGGTTACCGCCCCATGGACTCGGCCGAGGTGCCGGAGGGCCACCTGAACATCTACGTCTCCGAGACGATGAAGCTGCTCAAGGGCCGCGGCAGCTCCGGCCATAGCTTTGCCATCCCTGGCCTGTACAAGGCGGAGTGGAACCCGGTGGTGGGCACGCAGATGGCGTACGTCTGCGAGCTGGGCCCGAACCAAGGCTGGAAGGCTGTCGTGGCTGACATGGTGGTGAACGAGGACGgcgaggtggagcagcgcGTGCTGAACGAGCGCAACTTTCTCGTGGCGACGCGGCTGGACATGCTGTGGCACCCGGCAGGTACATTTCTGTGCGTGAGGGTGGCGGCGAAGGGACCGACG is a genomic window of Leishmania major strain Friedlin complete genome, chromosome 17 containing:
- a CDS encoding putative translation initiation factor, translated to MTDVNFGRHILIDGLPNNVTPDKRDLFQRHFSRRIGELLGGEKFSLHLLTDPETALLSGAILSCVTETQAEAALAKLNRFPFTKSAVLTTYRWSSLEEARKDDGPYVPPPTANDDDEEEAELVHNMAEDPDARPQFLIKSGVSFDCDWYWFNWEKNEPDLYRRRKISKDDPLCRWSEVDRDNKKLVSGMVCSALPVSRPLPVWSTYGSMVISQHEKGLRVWAGRSMRLHFEITMDINAFMVSPCEKYIIVQTPKDISIINLRTAKKIRTIGNLDLHSDDLWPIMRFSADDSLVVVCKTGYRPMDSAEVPEGHLNIYVSETMKLLKGRGSSGHSFAIPGLYKAEWNPVVGTQMAYVCELGPNQGWKAVVADMVVNEDGEVEQRVLNERNFLVATRLDMLWHPAGTFLCVRVAAKGPTEYFLFHVAERNVPITRLSIKRGYIPTRFAWQTGGDKFAVLLKRDGVGAGLGETGVLQIFMIGKQGPKVLHEVATSATHLFWAPRGGRLAAANFDKSLLHFFVLHDNNTITDKNKLSGISATNCEWDPTGRYFAVWVSSIHEQTLAPQYRIFDYTGNELFKKAVKPLSHFAWRPLPPTLLTQSDVKKARDMIKTLVRDYEATEMAHKAEEQERIDKERKSKEEDYIKRMKMAARYAEEKGMVQTREEQRANSKWVRYNNNRLKALPDEEHIIHEDVTEYHLVSRRQVGTGVAKK